A stretch of the Vigna radiata var. radiata cultivar VC1973A chromosome 7, Vradiata_ver6, whole genome shotgun sequence genome encodes the following:
- the LOC106766366 gene encoding LOB domain-containing protein 27-like, with protein MTLKGGTTQACAACKHQRRKCTSECLLAPYFPADQPKVFLNVHRLFGVSNIVKILKILEPNQKKIAMDSIIIQANYRDKYPVHGCWEEICRLQYQIWLAEEELHAVYQQLQICRQQQQHPPMPDDVTSQLELGMTPCTNNNALPLFNHHTPQPNTYNNNVTAFSVSQQHSYSNSNSMDYSSLYLDSKDNAMNPLWVQYPCSNNDHSVGMLSSQPLPIQQNVVEDYVDMPPIFDSLDDRQSYIYSKEAYESSSEESLKDIRKCTEDVSENELKSAAACFSLTSVN; from the exons ATGACCCTTAAGGGTGGCACAACCCAAGCCTGTGCGGCATGCAAACATCAGAGGAGAAAATGCACTTCTGAATGCCTTCTTGCACCCTACTTCCCCGCAGACCAACCCAAGGTTTTTCTCAATGTCCACAGGCTTTTTGGAGTCAGCAACATCGTTAAGATATTGAAGATTTTGGAGCCTAACCAGAAGAAAATAGCCATGGACTCTATCATTATTCAAGCTAATTATAGAGATAAGTATCCTGTGCATGGCTGTTGGGAAGAGATTTGTAGGTTACAATATCAAATATGGCTTGCAGAAGAAGAGCTTCATGCAGTTTATCAACAGCTTCAAATATGTaggcagcaacaacaacatccTCCCATGCCGGATGATGTTACTTCACAATTAGAATTGGGCATGACACCATGTACTAACAATAATGCACTCCCATTGTTTAATCATCATACTCCACAACCAAACACTTACAACAATAATGTCACTGCATTCTCTGTGTCACAGCAACATTCCTATTCCAACAGTAACAGTATGGATTATAGCTCCCTCTACTTAGATTCCAAGGATAATGCCATGAATCCTTTGTGGGTTCAGTACCCTTGTTCAAATAATGACCATTCTGTAGGAATGCTTTCTTCACAGCCATTGCCCATTCAACAAAATGTTGTTGAGGATTATGTTGACATGCCTCCCATTTTTGATTCACTTGATGATAGACAATCCTACATTTATTCCAAGGAAGCTTACGAGTCAAG TTCAGAGGAATCACTGAAAGACATAAGAAAGTGCACAGAGGATGTTTCTGAGAATGAATTGAAGAGTGCTGCTGCCTGCTTTAGCCTTACCAGTGTCAACTAG
- the LOC106768220 gene encoding uncharacterized protein LOC106768220 isoform X1 encodes MGHKKRNPAPRTKQPAAASPAVQSGVGGAANGATSPDADASNVSDHKPHNPSKIELAPPLSEGSEYSTIKLECERALTTLRRGNHNKAMKLLREICAREEGSPHSAFVHRVHSLMCFKTATIITDPSSKQRHLKNALESARRAVELMPNSVEYAHFRATVMLEAATEGKDYEDVVHECERGLAIENPSDPAKETLQDESEQKASSTEERIAHVQNELRQLIQKSNIASLSSWMKNLSNGEERFRLIPIRRTPEDPMEVRLVQTRRPNEIKKVTKTPEERRKEIEVRVAAARLLQQKSEAPQSPNEGDRDDRPLDSSGGSGQRIGDRRRHGNVKKSGFTAERMKWVHSYWNSVSMDRKKDFLRVKICDLKSHYGSSKDTLPNDILSEALSYAEANKTWKFWACCNCEEKHSNPDSHRHHVVQEHMGSLSPQMQRLLPQNVDSEWIEMILNCSWKPLDVLAAVRMLDNKARFKSPSLPEDLYLDHHTLDYNVCFKEASSSYIEKESSGDTLRNCLEECNNNCKIIENDVREGVEDQLSVVDRIIDCWPVSDDPERAKLLGKIHAMFETLIRHKCLAASHLNKVIQFTMGEIQGLAAGSQLLNHGVDQTPICICFLGPSQLKTIFQFLQEISHACGLARNADKGSSPTNDSLNISQGPEIKDKIVLDGDASRLLLDECLLQTQVIAGTNQGSVLDDVTTPRSPDGISCYNNALLSWISSSSPIGDQVTSWLRIREDKINKGKEIVQMLEKEFYHLQGLCEKKGERLSYEEALQTVEDLCLEEGKKRETLGEFVQRSYESVLRKRREELIESENDMMYVSNRFELDAISNVLQEAEARNVNQFGYKEAYAGVTSQLCDLESGEEDEWRMKDYLHQMDGCIENAIQKLKEHLSIELSKIDARIIRSVTEMQQLEFKLGPISANDYRAILVPLVKSYLRALLEDLAEKDAREKSDAASEAFLAELALDSKKTVKSGSENTKHVEKTKDRKKNKDHRKGRDLKATGDHVQFSVGSTTPDSNLVAPESDFLDHEVVSMNDDDLEQLEEEFRRKIELEEEEKKLEETLEFQRRIENEAKQRHLAEQLKRSSGLYLEVEEDLQDFQTKADMGSPDSYKHDQLVQDNGSRISLDGVLMPTANGSIYLHQSKVKQADLPNGVIRENGLPVADRRTGKKPRRRNSSRPVDGKIEPFSSEKENTEDTHPESHLREKFKFSNSQVNNNVWKNNGSNAMRELPIEDAEEERFQADLEIAVRQSLDTFQARGNLPSASSLRMSQRASSLVDSVDCRPGEDPMDNLDGATLLGTGLKNEVGEYNCFLNVIIQSLWHLRRFRVEFLGRSRTEHDHVGNPCVVCALYEIFTALDIASKDSRREAVAPTSLRIALSNLYPHSSFFQEAQMNDASEVLAVIFDCLHRSFTRGSSISDAESAESNCMGSWDCANDSCIAHSLFGMNIFEQMNCYHCGLESRHMKYTSFFHNINASALRDMKEKSSASFFDNLLNLVEMNHQLACDPEADGCGKLNHIHHFLSTPPHVFMTVLGWQNTCESADDIAATLAALSTTINISALYGGLNLECIHNLVSVVCYYGQHYHCFAYSHDHEQWIMYDDKTVKVIGGWADVVTICERGHLQPQVLFFEAVN; translated from the exons ATGGGGCACAAAAAGCGAAACCCTGCGCCGCGAACGAAACAACCCGCGGCGGCTTCTCCGGCGGTGCAATCCGGCGTCGGCGGAGCCGCCAACGGTGCCACCTCGCCGGACGCTGATGCTAGCAATGTTTCCGATCACAAACCACATAACCCTAGCAAGATCGAATTGGCTCCGCCTCTATCCGAGGGTTCTGAGTACTCCACAATCAAGCTCGAATGCGAGCGCGCTCTCACCACGCTCCGCCGCGGGAACCACAACAAGGCAATGAAGCTGCTGCGGGAGATTTGCGCCAGAGAGGAGGGTTCGCCTCACTCCGCGTTCGTCCACCGAGTTCACAGTCTCATGTGTTTCAAAACGGCGACGATTATCACCGACCCTAGTTCGAAGCAGCGGCATTTGAAGAACGCGCTCGAGTCAGCGCGCCGCGCGGTGGAGCTTATGCCGAATTCTGTTGAGTACGCGCATTTCCGTGCCACGGTAATGTTGGAGGCGGCAACTGAAGGTAAGGATTACGAGGATGTGGTGCATGAGTGCGAGAGGGGGCTGGCCATCGAGAACCCCAGTGATCCTGCCAAGGAGACGTTGCAGGATGAGAGCGAGCAAAAAGCATCATCTACTGAGGAACGTATTGCGCATGTGCAGAATGAGTTGAGACAGCTTATTCAGAAGTCGAATATAGCTTCCTTGTCGTCTTGGATGAAGAATTTGAGTAACGGGGAGGAGAGATTTCGGTTGATTCCGATAAGGAGGACCCCGGAGGACCCGATGGAGGTGAGGCTGGTTCAAACTAGAAGGCCTAATGAAATCAAGAAGGTGACCAAGACACCCGAAGAAAGACGGAAGGAAATTGAAGTGCGAGTGGCTGCTGCCAGGCTTTTGCAGCAGAAGTCAGAGGCACCACAATCTCCGAATGAAGGAGATAGGGATGACAGACCGTTGGATTCATCTGGAGGATCTGGTCAGAGGATTGGTGATAGGAGAAGGCATGGAAATGTGAAAAAGAGTGGCTTTACAGCGGAAAGGATGAAATGGGTACACTCTTATTGGAATTCGGTTAGCATGGATAGGAAGAAGGACTTTCTTAGGGTTAAAATTTGTGATCTTAAGTCGCACTATGGGTCTTCGAAGGATACTTTGCCGAATGATATCTTGTCAGAGGCTTTGTCTTATGCCGAGGCTAATAAAACTTGGAAATTTTGGGCTTGCTGCAACTGTGAAGAGAAACATTCCAACCCGGATTCTCACAGGCATCATGTTGTGCAAGAGCATATGGGGAGTCTGTCGCCACAGATGCAGAGACTTCTGCCCCAAAATGTGGATAGTGAATGGATTGAGATGATTCTTAATTGTTCTTGGAAGCCTCTGGATGTCTTAGCTGCAGTTAGAATGCTTGATAATAAAGCAAGGTTCAAAAGTCCATCACTTCCTGAGGATTTGTACTTGGATCATCATACTCTGGACTATAATGTTTGTTTTAAAGAAGCAAGCAGCTCTTACATTGAGAAGGAAAGTTCAGGGGACACTCTTCGTAATTGTTTGGAAGAATGCAATAACAATtgtaaaattatagaaaatgatGTAAGAGAAGGTGTTGAAGACCAACTATCTGTGGTTGATCGCATTATTGATTGTTGGCCAGTATCTGATGATCCTGAGCGTGCAAAACTTCTGGGGAAAATTCATGCCATGTTTGAGACTCTTATTAGGCATAAATGTCTTGCTGCTAGTCATCTGAACAAGGTCATACAATTTACTATGGGTGAGATACAGGGTCTCGCTGCTGGTTCGCAACTTCTAAATCATGGGGTGGACCAAACACCAATTTGCATATGCTTTCTAGGTCCTTCGCAGCTTAAGACAATTTTCCAATTTCTGCAGGAAATCTCTCACGCATGTGGGTTGGCTAGAAATGCTGATAAAGGTAGTAGTCCCACAAACGATTCGCTAAATATCAGTCAGGGTCCCGAGATTAAAGACAAGATTGTACTCGATGGAGATGCATCGCGACTCCTACTGGATGAGTGTTTACTGCAAACACAAGTCATTGCTGGTACAAATCAGGGGTCTGTCTTGGATGATGTGACCACCCCAAGGTCTCCAGATGGAATTTCATGCTATAACAATGCTTTGCTATCCTGGATATCTTCAAGTTCCCCTATTGGAGATCAAGTGACATCATGGCTGCGGATCagagaagataaaataaataaagggaaGGAAATTGTCCAGATGCTTGAGAAAGAGTTTTATCACCTACAGGGACTATGTGAGAAAAAGGGTGAGCGTTTAAGTTATGAGGAAGCACTGCAAACAGTAGAGGATCTATGCCTTGAAGAAGGTAAGAAGAGGGAAACTCTTGGGGAATTTGTTCAGCGAAGCTATGAATCTGtcttaagaaaaagaagagaagagctCATTGAAAGTGAGAATGATATGATGTATGTCAGCAATAGGTTTGAGTTGGATGCTATATCAAATGTTTTGCAAGAAGCAGAAGCAAGGAATGTTAATCAATTTGGTTACAAGGAAGCGTATGCTGGTGTGACTTCTCAATTATGTGACTTGGAATctggtgaagaagatgaatggAGAATGAAGGACTACTTACACCAAATGGATGGCTGCATAGAAAATGCTATTCAGAAACTGAAGGAGCATTTATCTATAGAG CTTAGTAAAATTGATGCCCGAATAATTAGGAGTGTCACAGAGATGCAGCAATTGGAATTCAAGCTTGGGCCTATTTCTGCTAATGATTATCGAGCAATATTAGTGCCTCTAGTGAAGTCGTACCTAAGG GCACTTTTGGAAGATTTGGCTGAGAAAGATGCGAGAGAGAAGTCTGATGCTGCCAGTGAAGCATTTTTGGCCGAACTTGCTCTTGATTCCAAGAAGACTGTTAAAAGCGGAAGTGAGAACACAAAACACGTCGAGAAAACAAAAGATAGGAAGAAGAATAAAGATCACAGAAAAGGAAGAGATTTGAAG GCCACGGGTGATCATGTGCAGTTCTCAGTGGGATCTACAACTCCGGA TTCCAATCTAGTTGCACCTGAAAGTGACTTCCTAGATCATGAGGTTGTTTCTATGAATGATGATGACTTGGAACAACTCGAAGAGGAATTTAGACGTAAAATTGAGCTAGAAGAGGAGGAAAAAAAGCTTGAAGAAACTTTGGAGTTCCAGCGAAGGATAGAAAATGAAGCCAAACAGAGGCATCTTGCAGAGCAACTAAAAAGGTCATCTGGGTTGTACTTAGAAGTGGAAGAAGATCTTCAAGATTTTCAGACAAAGGCAGATATGGGTTCCCCAGATTCATACAAACAT GACCAGTTGGTACAGGATAATGGATCCCGAATTAGTCTGGATGGTGTGCTTATGCCCACAGCAAACGGTTCCATTTATTTGCATCAGTCAAAAGTTAAACAAG CAGATTTGCCTAATGGAGTTATTCGAGAGAATGGTCTACCTGTGGCTGATCGGCGCACTGGAAAAAAGCCTAGAAGGAGGAATTCCTCCAGACCAGTCGATGGAAAGATTGAACCTTTTTCTTCAGAAAAAGAGAACACCGAGGATACACATCCTGAGTCTCACTTGAGAGAGAAATTTAAATTCAGTAACAGTCAAGTCAATAATAATG TGTGGAAAAACAACGGATCAAATGCAATGAGAGAGTTGCCTATTGAAGATGCGGAGGAGGAAAGATTCCAGGCTGATCTTGAAATTGCTGTACGCCAAAGCCTGG ACACGTTTCAAGCTCGGGGAAATTTGCCTTCAGCTTCCAGTTTAAGGATGTCCCAGAGAGCTTCTTCTCTGGTAGATAGTGTTGATTGTCGGCCTGGAGAAGACCCAATGGATAATTTGGATGGGGCTACTTTGCTTGGTACTGGACTGAAGAATGAAGTGGGTGAATATAATTGTTTTCTCAATGTTATTATACAG TCATTGTGGCATTTAAGACGCTTTCGAGTAGAATTTCTTGGCAGATCAAGAACAGAGCATGATCATGTGGGCAATCCTTGCGTTGTCTGTGCATTGTACGAAATCTTTACTGCACTGGACATTGCATCAAAGGATTCAAGGAGAGAAGCAGTTGCACCTACATCCCTGCGGATAGCTCTAAGTAATCTGTATCCTCACAGTAGTTTCTTCCAGGAG GCTCAGATGAATGATGCTTCTGAGGTACTGGCAGTGATATTTGACTGCCTTCATCGGTCATTTACTCGTGGTTCAAGTATTTCTGATGCAGAATCAGCTGAAAGTAACTGCATGGGATCCTGGGATTGTGCAAATGATAGTTGTATAGCACACTCACTTTTTGGAATGAACATTTTTGAACAAATGAACTGCTATCACTGTGGTCTTGAATCCAGACATATGAAATATACTTCCTTCTTTCACAATATAAATGCCAGTGCCCTACGCGATATGAAG GAAAAGTCTTCTGCAAGTTTCTTTGATAATCTTTTGAATCTTGTGGAGATGAATCATCAGTTGGCTTGCGACCCAGAAGCTGATGGTTGTGGCAAGCTGAACCACATCCATCACTTTCTTTCAACTCCACCCCATGTTTTTATGACAG TACTAGGTTGGCAAAATACATGTGAGAGTGCTGATGATATAGCAGCAACTCTGGCTGCCCTGAGCACCACAATCAATATCAGTGCCCTTTATGGCGGTTTAAATCTTGAATGCATCCATAACTTGGTGTCAGTG GTTTGCTACTATGGTCAGCACTACCATTGCTTTGCTTATAGTCATGACCATGAACAATGGATTATGTACGATGATAAGACTGTCAAG GTAATTGGTGGATGGGCGGATGTTGTTACAATTTGTGAAAGAGGGCATCTACAACCTCAGGTTCTTTTCTTTGAAGCTGTAAACTAA
- the LOC106768220 gene encoding uncharacterized protein LOC106768220 isoform X2, producing MGHKKRNPAPRTKQPAAASPAVQSGVGGAANGATSPDADASNVSDHKPHNPSKIELAPPLSEGSEYSTIKLECERALTTLRRGNHNKAMKLLREICAREEGSPHSAFVHRVHSLMCFKTATIITDPSSKQRHLKNALESARRAVELMPNSVEYAHFRATVMLEAATEGKDYEDVVHECERGLAIENPSDPAKETLQDESEQKASSTEERIAHVQNELRQLIQKSNIASLSSWMKNLSNGEERFRLIPIRRTPEDPMEVRLVQTRRPNEIKKVTKTPEERRKEIEVRVAAARLLQQKSEAPQSPNEGDRDDRPLDSSGGSGQRIGDRRRHGNVKKSGFTAERMKWVHSYWNSVSMDRKKDFLRVKICDLKSHYGSSKDTLPNDILSEALSYAEANKTWKFWACCNCEEKHSNPDSHRHHVVQEHMGSLSPQMQRLLPQNVDSEWIEMILNCSWKPLDVLAAVRMLDNKARFKSPSLPEDLYLDHHTLDYNVCFKEASSSYIEKESSGDTLRNCLEECNNNCKIIENDVREGVEDQLSVVDRIIDCWPVSDDPERAKLLGKIHAMFETLIRHKCLAASHLNKVIQFTMGEIQGLAAGSQLLNHGVDQTPICICFLGPSQLKTIFQFLQEISHACGLARNADKGSSPTNDSLNISQGPEIKDKIVLDGDASRLLLDECLLQTQVIAGTNQGSVLDDVTTPRSPDGISCYNNALLSWISSSSPIGDQVTSWLRIREDKINKGKEIVQMLEKEFYHLQGLCEKKGERLSYEEALQTVEDLCLEEGKKRETLGEFVQRSYESVLRKRREELIESENDMMYVSNRFELDAISNVLQEAEARNVNQFGYKEAYAGVTSQLCDLESGEEDEWRMKDYLHQMDGCIENAIQKLKEHLSIELSKIDARIIRSVTEMQQLEFKLGPISANDYRAILVPLVKSYLRALLEDLAEKDAREKSDAASEAFLAELALDSKKTVKSGSENTKHVEKTKDRKKNKDHRKGRDLKATGDHVQFSVGSTTPDSNLVAPESDFLDHEVVSMNDDDLEQLEEEFRRKIELEEEEKKLEETLEFQRRIENEAKQRHLAEQLKRSSGLYLEVEEDLQDFQTKADMGSPDSYKHDQLVQDNGSRISLDGVLMPTANGSIYLHQSKVKQDLPNGVIRENGLPVADRRTGKKPRRRNSSRPVDGKIEPFSSEKENTEDTHPESHLREKFKFSNSQVNNNVWKNNGSNAMRELPIEDAEEERFQADLEIAVRQSLDTFQARGNLPSASSLRMSQRASSLVDSVDCRPGEDPMDNLDGATLLGTGLKNEVGEYNCFLNVIIQSLWHLRRFRVEFLGRSRTEHDHVGNPCVVCALYEIFTALDIASKDSRREAVAPTSLRIALSNLYPHSSFFQEAQMNDASEVLAVIFDCLHRSFTRGSSISDAESAESNCMGSWDCANDSCIAHSLFGMNIFEQMNCYHCGLESRHMKYTSFFHNINASALRDMKEKSSASFFDNLLNLVEMNHQLACDPEADGCGKLNHIHHFLSTPPHVFMTVLGWQNTCESADDIAATLAALSTTINISALYGGLNLECIHNLVSVVCYYGQHYHCFAYSHDHEQWIMYDDKTVKVIGGWADVVTICERGHLQPQVLFFEAVN from the exons ATGGGGCACAAAAAGCGAAACCCTGCGCCGCGAACGAAACAACCCGCGGCGGCTTCTCCGGCGGTGCAATCCGGCGTCGGCGGAGCCGCCAACGGTGCCACCTCGCCGGACGCTGATGCTAGCAATGTTTCCGATCACAAACCACATAACCCTAGCAAGATCGAATTGGCTCCGCCTCTATCCGAGGGTTCTGAGTACTCCACAATCAAGCTCGAATGCGAGCGCGCTCTCACCACGCTCCGCCGCGGGAACCACAACAAGGCAATGAAGCTGCTGCGGGAGATTTGCGCCAGAGAGGAGGGTTCGCCTCACTCCGCGTTCGTCCACCGAGTTCACAGTCTCATGTGTTTCAAAACGGCGACGATTATCACCGACCCTAGTTCGAAGCAGCGGCATTTGAAGAACGCGCTCGAGTCAGCGCGCCGCGCGGTGGAGCTTATGCCGAATTCTGTTGAGTACGCGCATTTCCGTGCCACGGTAATGTTGGAGGCGGCAACTGAAGGTAAGGATTACGAGGATGTGGTGCATGAGTGCGAGAGGGGGCTGGCCATCGAGAACCCCAGTGATCCTGCCAAGGAGACGTTGCAGGATGAGAGCGAGCAAAAAGCATCATCTACTGAGGAACGTATTGCGCATGTGCAGAATGAGTTGAGACAGCTTATTCAGAAGTCGAATATAGCTTCCTTGTCGTCTTGGATGAAGAATTTGAGTAACGGGGAGGAGAGATTTCGGTTGATTCCGATAAGGAGGACCCCGGAGGACCCGATGGAGGTGAGGCTGGTTCAAACTAGAAGGCCTAATGAAATCAAGAAGGTGACCAAGACACCCGAAGAAAGACGGAAGGAAATTGAAGTGCGAGTGGCTGCTGCCAGGCTTTTGCAGCAGAAGTCAGAGGCACCACAATCTCCGAATGAAGGAGATAGGGATGACAGACCGTTGGATTCATCTGGAGGATCTGGTCAGAGGATTGGTGATAGGAGAAGGCATGGAAATGTGAAAAAGAGTGGCTTTACAGCGGAAAGGATGAAATGGGTACACTCTTATTGGAATTCGGTTAGCATGGATAGGAAGAAGGACTTTCTTAGGGTTAAAATTTGTGATCTTAAGTCGCACTATGGGTCTTCGAAGGATACTTTGCCGAATGATATCTTGTCAGAGGCTTTGTCTTATGCCGAGGCTAATAAAACTTGGAAATTTTGGGCTTGCTGCAACTGTGAAGAGAAACATTCCAACCCGGATTCTCACAGGCATCATGTTGTGCAAGAGCATATGGGGAGTCTGTCGCCACAGATGCAGAGACTTCTGCCCCAAAATGTGGATAGTGAATGGATTGAGATGATTCTTAATTGTTCTTGGAAGCCTCTGGATGTCTTAGCTGCAGTTAGAATGCTTGATAATAAAGCAAGGTTCAAAAGTCCATCACTTCCTGAGGATTTGTACTTGGATCATCATACTCTGGACTATAATGTTTGTTTTAAAGAAGCAAGCAGCTCTTACATTGAGAAGGAAAGTTCAGGGGACACTCTTCGTAATTGTTTGGAAGAATGCAATAACAATtgtaaaattatagaaaatgatGTAAGAGAAGGTGTTGAAGACCAACTATCTGTGGTTGATCGCATTATTGATTGTTGGCCAGTATCTGATGATCCTGAGCGTGCAAAACTTCTGGGGAAAATTCATGCCATGTTTGAGACTCTTATTAGGCATAAATGTCTTGCTGCTAGTCATCTGAACAAGGTCATACAATTTACTATGGGTGAGATACAGGGTCTCGCTGCTGGTTCGCAACTTCTAAATCATGGGGTGGACCAAACACCAATTTGCATATGCTTTCTAGGTCCTTCGCAGCTTAAGACAATTTTCCAATTTCTGCAGGAAATCTCTCACGCATGTGGGTTGGCTAGAAATGCTGATAAAGGTAGTAGTCCCACAAACGATTCGCTAAATATCAGTCAGGGTCCCGAGATTAAAGACAAGATTGTACTCGATGGAGATGCATCGCGACTCCTACTGGATGAGTGTTTACTGCAAACACAAGTCATTGCTGGTACAAATCAGGGGTCTGTCTTGGATGATGTGACCACCCCAAGGTCTCCAGATGGAATTTCATGCTATAACAATGCTTTGCTATCCTGGATATCTTCAAGTTCCCCTATTGGAGATCAAGTGACATCATGGCTGCGGATCagagaagataaaataaataaagggaaGGAAATTGTCCAGATGCTTGAGAAAGAGTTTTATCACCTACAGGGACTATGTGAGAAAAAGGGTGAGCGTTTAAGTTATGAGGAAGCACTGCAAACAGTAGAGGATCTATGCCTTGAAGAAGGTAAGAAGAGGGAAACTCTTGGGGAATTTGTTCAGCGAAGCTATGAATCTGtcttaagaaaaagaagagaagagctCATTGAAAGTGAGAATGATATGATGTATGTCAGCAATAGGTTTGAGTTGGATGCTATATCAAATGTTTTGCAAGAAGCAGAAGCAAGGAATGTTAATCAATTTGGTTACAAGGAAGCGTATGCTGGTGTGACTTCTCAATTATGTGACTTGGAATctggtgaagaagatgaatggAGAATGAAGGACTACTTACACCAAATGGATGGCTGCATAGAAAATGCTATTCAGAAACTGAAGGAGCATTTATCTATAGAG CTTAGTAAAATTGATGCCCGAATAATTAGGAGTGTCACAGAGATGCAGCAATTGGAATTCAAGCTTGGGCCTATTTCTGCTAATGATTATCGAGCAATATTAGTGCCTCTAGTGAAGTCGTACCTAAGG GCACTTTTGGAAGATTTGGCTGAGAAAGATGCGAGAGAGAAGTCTGATGCTGCCAGTGAAGCATTTTTGGCCGAACTTGCTCTTGATTCCAAGAAGACTGTTAAAAGCGGAAGTGAGAACACAAAACACGTCGAGAAAACAAAAGATAGGAAGAAGAATAAAGATCACAGAAAAGGAAGAGATTTGAAG GCCACGGGTGATCATGTGCAGTTCTCAGTGGGATCTACAACTCCGGA TTCCAATCTAGTTGCACCTGAAAGTGACTTCCTAGATCATGAGGTTGTTTCTATGAATGATGATGACTTGGAACAACTCGAAGAGGAATTTAGACGTAAAATTGAGCTAGAAGAGGAGGAAAAAAAGCTTGAAGAAACTTTGGAGTTCCAGCGAAGGATAGAAAATGAAGCCAAACAGAGGCATCTTGCAGAGCAACTAAAAAGGTCATCTGGGTTGTACTTAGAAGTGGAAGAAGATCTTCAAGATTTTCAGACAAAGGCAGATATGGGTTCCCCAGATTCATACAAACAT GACCAGTTGGTACAGGATAATGGATCCCGAATTAGTCTGGATGGTGTGCTTATGCCCACAGCAAACGGTTCCATTTATTTGCATCAGTCAAAAGTTAAACAAG ATTTGCCTAATGGAGTTATTCGAGAGAATGGTCTACCTGTGGCTGATCGGCGCACTGGAAAAAAGCCTAGAAGGAGGAATTCCTCCAGACCAGTCGATGGAAAGATTGAACCTTTTTCTTCAGAAAAAGAGAACACCGAGGATACACATCCTGAGTCTCACTTGAGAGAGAAATTTAAATTCAGTAACAGTCAAGTCAATAATAATG TGTGGAAAAACAACGGATCAAATGCAATGAGAGAGTTGCCTATTGAAGATGCGGAGGAGGAAAGATTCCAGGCTGATCTTGAAATTGCTGTACGCCAAAGCCTGG ACACGTTTCAAGCTCGGGGAAATTTGCCTTCAGCTTCCAGTTTAAGGATGTCCCAGAGAGCTTCTTCTCTGGTAGATAGTGTTGATTGTCGGCCTGGAGAAGACCCAATGGATAATTTGGATGGGGCTACTTTGCTTGGTACTGGACTGAAGAATGAAGTGGGTGAATATAATTGTTTTCTCAATGTTATTATACAG TCATTGTGGCATTTAAGACGCTTTCGAGTAGAATTTCTTGGCAGATCAAGAACAGAGCATGATCATGTGGGCAATCCTTGCGTTGTCTGTGCATTGTACGAAATCTTTACTGCACTGGACATTGCATCAAAGGATTCAAGGAGAGAAGCAGTTGCACCTACATCCCTGCGGATAGCTCTAAGTAATCTGTATCCTCACAGTAGTTTCTTCCAGGAG GCTCAGATGAATGATGCTTCTGAGGTACTGGCAGTGATATTTGACTGCCTTCATCGGTCATTTACTCGTGGTTCAAGTATTTCTGATGCAGAATCAGCTGAAAGTAACTGCATGGGATCCTGGGATTGTGCAAATGATAGTTGTATAGCACACTCACTTTTTGGAATGAACATTTTTGAACAAATGAACTGCTATCACTGTGGTCTTGAATCCAGACATATGAAATATACTTCCTTCTTTCACAATATAAATGCCAGTGCCCTACGCGATATGAAG GAAAAGTCTTCTGCAAGTTTCTTTGATAATCTTTTGAATCTTGTGGAGATGAATCATCAGTTGGCTTGCGACCCAGAAGCTGATGGTTGTGGCAAGCTGAACCACATCCATCACTTTCTTTCAACTCCACCCCATGTTTTTATGACAG TACTAGGTTGGCAAAATACATGTGAGAGTGCTGATGATATAGCAGCAACTCTGGCTGCCCTGAGCACCACAATCAATATCAGTGCCCTTTATGGCGGTTTAAATCTTGAATGCATCCATAACTTGGTGTCAGTG GTTTGCTACTATGGTCAGCACTACCATTGCTTTGCTTATAGTCATGACCATGAACAATGGATTATGTACGATGATAAGACTGTCAAG GTAATTGGTGGATGGGCGGATGTTGTTACAATTTGTGAAAGAGGGCATCTACAACCTCAGGTTCTTTTCTTTGAAGCTGTAAACTAA